A portion of the Paenibacillus hamazuiensis genome contains these proteins:
- a CDS encoding phosphoribosylaminoimidazolesuccinocarboxamide synthase, whose protein sequence is MNSTVAISSAEPYVKAPLLYKGKVRELYDLGEHYLIAVTDRISAFDYVLKPAVPDKGNVLNSLSRFWFEQTAKLMPNHLVHADVDRLVPDVITDREVMKDRFMVTRKAERIDIECVVRGYITGGGWRQYQSTGEINGRKLPAGMRKNERFEKPIFTPAAKNDVGHDEDISIERMKELVGADLTDQLEAKSIMLYEFAHQYCAERGIILADTKFEFGLIDGEIILIDEIFTPDSSRFWAKENYALDIEIDSMDKEPVRTYLSGSGWDKNSEPEPLPELVVEETSRRYRDIFNRLVKG, encoded by the coding sequence ATGAATTCCACTGTAGCGATTTCGAGCGCGGAGCCGTATGTGAAGGCGCCCCTGCTGTACAAAGGCAAGGTGCGGGAGCTGTACGATTTGGGCGAACATTACTTGATCGCGGTGACGGACCGGATTTCCGCATTCGACTACGTGCTGAAGCCGGCGGTGCCGGACAAGGGCAACGTGCTGAACAGCCTGAGCCGGTTTTGGTTTGAGCAGACCGCGAAGCTGATGCCGAATCATTTGGTTCATGCCGATGTGGACCGGCTCGTGCCGGACGTGATCACGGACCGGGAAGTGATGAAGGACCGGTTCATGGTCACCCGCAAGGCGGAGCGCATCGATATCGAATGCGTTGTGCGCGGCTATATCACCGGCGGGGGTTGGAGACAATACCAGAGCACAGGCGAAATTAACGGACGCAAGCTGCCGGCGGGGATGAGGAAGAACGAGCGATTCGAGAAGCCGATATTCACTCCCGCAGCGAAAAACGATGTCGGCCACGACGAGGATATCTCGATCGAGCGGATGAAGGAGCTCGTTGGTGCAGATTTGACGGATCAATTGGAAGCGAAAAGCATCATGCTGTACGAATTTGCGCATCAATATTGCGCGGAGCGCGGCATTATTTTGGCGGATACGAAGTTTGAATTCGGACTTATAGATGGCGAGATTATTTTAATCGATGAAATTTTTACGCCGGATTCGTCGCGGTTTTGGGCGAAAGAGAACTACGCGCTGGACATCGAGATCGACAGCATGGACAAGGAGCCCGTTCGCACGTACCTGTCGGGGTCCGGGTGGGACAAAAACAGCGAGCCGGAGCCGCTGCCGGAGCTCGTCGTGGAGGAAACGTCGCGGCGCTACAGAGATATTTTCAACCGCTTGGTGAAGGGATAA
- the purS gene encoding phosphoribosylformylglycinamidine synthase subunit PurS → MLKATVYVTIKQSVLDPQGNAVQGGLHSMGFSEVGKVRVGKYIEIELNTSDRAEAEQRVKAMCEKLLANTVIEDYRYELA, encoded by the coding sequence ATGTTAAAAGCAACGGTTTACGTAACGATCAAGCAAAGCGTGCTCGACCCGCAAGGAAATGCGGTGCAAGGCGGACTTCATTCGATGGGCTTTTCTGAAGTCGGCAAGGTACGCGTCGGCAAATACATCGAAATTGAGCTGAACACGTCCGATCGGGCGGAAGCGGAACAGCGCGTGAAAGCGATGTGCGAGAAGCTTTTGGCGAACACGGTTATCGAGGATTATCGTTACGAGCTGGCATAA
- the purQ gene encoding phosphoribosylformylglycinamidine synthase subunit PurQ, with product MNFAVLVFPGSNCDIDCYKAVEDTIGQPVSYVWHTETDLSQYDCIIVPGGFSYGDYLRCGAIAQFAPVMKALKEAAEQGKYVIGICNGFQILLESGLLPGAMLRNQSLKFRCHAAMLQVENTNTPFTSQYKQGELINIPIAHGEGNYYCDETTLQELKANNQIVFRYQAGNNPNGSVDDIAGICNKAGNVLGMMPHPERAVHELLGSADGARMFTSILSTWREKHGAAVNG from the coding sequence ATGAACTTCGCGGTTCTCGTGTTCCCGGGCTCCAACTGCGATATCGACTGTTATAAAGCGGTGGAGGATACGATCGGACAGCCGGTAAGTTATGTATGGCATACGGAAACGGACTTATCCCAATATGATTGCATCATTGTGCCGGGCGGTTTTTCGTACGGCGATTATTTGCGGTGCGGGGCGATCGCGCAGTTTGCTCCCGTCATGAAGGCTTTGAAGGAAGCGGCGGAGCAGGGAAAATACGTGATCGGCATTTGCAACGGGTTTCAGATTTTGCTGGAATCGGGACTGCTTCCCGGCGCCATGCTGCGCAACCAGTCGCTCAAATTCCGCTGCCACGCGGCGATGCTGCAGGTGGAAAACACGAACACGCCGTTTACTTCGCAGTACAAGCAAGGCGAGCTGATCAACATTCCGATCGCTCACGGCGAAGGCAATTATTATTGCGACGAAACGACGCTGCAGGAATTAAAAGCAAACAACCAAATCGTATTCCGCTATCAAGCGGGCAACAACCCGAACGGTTCGGTCGATGATATTGCGGGCATTTGCAACAAAGCGGGCAACGTGCTGGGCATGATGCCGCATCCGGAGCGCGCGGTGCACGAGCTGCTCGGCTCGGCGGACGGCGCGAGGATGTTCACTTCGATTTTGAGCACATGGAGGGAGAAGCATGGCGCAGCAGTTAACGGCTAA
- the purL gene encoding phosphoribosylformylglycinamidine synthase subunit PurL → MAQQLTAKEPTAEQIADQKIYKQMGVTDEEYAKICGFLGRKPNYVEIGVFSVMWSEHCSYKNSKPVLRKFPTTGPRVLMGPGEGAGIVDIGDNQAVVFKIESHNHPSAIEPYQGAATGVGGIIRDIFSMGARPVALLNSLRFGRLENERVKYLFEHVVSGIAGYGNCIGIPTVGGEVMFDESYEGNPLVNAMCVGIIEHDKIQKGVAKGVGNPVFYVGPATGRDGIHGATFASEELTEESEAKRPAVQVGDPFMEKLVLEACLDLINSGIVLGIQDMGAAGLTCSSAEMASKAGNGMELYLDEVPQREEGMTPYEMMLSESQERMLFVVEEKDEAQAKAIFERWGLHCAKVGRVTDDGNLKLYHKGELVGNMPVAALVDECPVYNKPSKVPAYYEASANIDSTRYPEVTDLNGALLKVLSSPTVASKEWVYNQYDYMVRTSTVVRPGSDAAVVSIRGSRKALSMSTDCNGRFVYLDPEVGGKIAVAEAARNNVCSGAEPLAITDNLNFGSPEKPEIFWQLEKAVDGMAEACRKLNTPVIGGNVSLYNENAKGAIYPTPVVGMVGLVHDTDHITTQGFKKEGDVIVLLGETKAELGGSEFQYAIHGVTEGRPPQIDLDVEKRLLDGVLSAIQQGLVASAHDVSDGGLAVALAESCISGGVGAKVDFASELRSDIALFSESQSRIVLSASAEKAEALKKHLEQSGIPYQVLGQVQANKQLDIAVNSKPVIQASVEQLEKVWKDAIPCLMK, encoded by the coding sequence ATGGCGCAGCAGTTAACGGCTAAGGAACCGACCGCGGAGCAGATTGCGGATCAGAAAATATACAAGCAAATGGGCGTAACGGACGAAGAATACGCGAAAATATGCGGATTTTTGGGGCGGAAGCCGAATTACGTGGAAATCGGCGTATTCAGCGTTATGTGGAGCGAGCACTGCTCTTACAAAAATTCGAAGCCGGTGCTGCGCAAGTTCCCGACGACAGGACCGCGCGTGCTGATGGGTCCCGGCGAAGGCGCGGGTATTGTGGACATCGGCGACAACCAGGCCGTCGTGTTCAAAATCGAAAGCCACAATCACCCTTCGGCGATCGAGCCTTATCAAGGCGCGGCGACCGGGGTGGGCGGCATTATCCGCGACATTTTCTCGATGGGCGCGCGCCCGGTGGCGCTGTTGAACTCGCTGCGCTTCGGCCGGCTGGAAAACGAGCGCGTAAAATATTTGTTCGAGCACGTCGTATCGGGCATCGCCGGCTATGGCAACTGTATCGGCATCCCGACGGTGGGCGGCGAAGTGATGTTCGACGAGAGCTATGAGGGCAACCCGCTCGTCAACGCGATGTGCGTCGGCATCATCGAGCACGACAAAATTCAAAAGGGCGTCGCCAAAGGCGTCGGCAACCCGGTGTTCTATGTCGGACCGGCAACGGGCCGGGACGGCATTCACGGCGCGACGTTCGCGTCCGAGGAGCTGACGGAGGAATCCGAAGCGAAGCGTCCTGCGGTGCAGGTCGGCGACCCGTTCATGGAGAAGCTGGTGCTGGAAGCGTGCCTCGACTTGATCAACTCCGGCATCGTGCTCGGGATTCAGGATATGGGCGCCGCGGGGCTGACGTGCTCCAGCGCGGAGATGGCGAGCAAGGCCGGCAACGGTATGGAACTCTACCTCGACGAGGTCCCGCAGCGCGAGGAGGGCATGACGCCTTACGAGATGATGCTTTCCGAATCGCAGGAGCGCATGCTGTTCGTCGTCGAAGAGAAAGACGAAGCGCAGGCGAAGGCGATTTTCGAACGGTGGGGATTGCACTGCGCGAAGGTTGGCCGCGTGACGGACGATGGCAACCTGAAGCTGTATCATAAAGGCGAGCTCGTCGGCAATATGCCGGTAGCGGCACTAGTTGACGAGTGTCCGGTTTACAACAAGCCGTCGAAAGTACCGGCTTATTACGAAGCTTCGGCGAACATCGATTCGACGCGTTATCCGGAAGTGACCGATTTGAACGGCGCGCTGCTGAAGGTGCTCTCTTCGCCGACGGTGGCAAGCAAGGAGTGGGTGTACAACCAGTACGATTACATGGTGCGCACCAGCACGGTCGTTCGTCCGGGTTCGGACGCGGCGGTCGTATCGATCCGCGGCTCGCGCAAGGCGCTGTCGATGTCGACGGACTGCAACGGACGTTTCGTTTACCTCGATCCGGAAGTAGGCGGCAAAATCGCGGTCGCCGAGGCGGCGCGCAACAACGTATGCTCCGGCGCGGAACCGCTGGCGATTACGGACAACCTGAACTTCGGCAGCCCGGAGAAGCCGGAAATTTTCTGGCAGTTGGAAAAAGCGGTCGACGGCATGGCCGAAGCTTGCCGCAAGCTGAACACGCCGGTTATCGGCGGCAACGTCAGCTTGTACAACGAAAATGCAAAAGGCGCGATCTACCCGACGCCTGTTGTAGGTATGGTAGGTCTCGTTCACGATACCGATCACATCACGACGCAAGGTTTTAAAAAGGAAGGCGACGTCATCGTCCTGCTCGGCGAAACGAAAGCGGAGCTTGGGGGCAGCGAGTTCCAATACGCGATTCACGGCGTGACGGAAGGGCGCCCGCCGCAAATCGATCTCGACGTCGAGAAGCGTTTGCTGGACGGCGTATTGTCCGCCATTCAGCAAGGGCTCGTCGCATCGGCGCATGACGTGTCCGACGGCGGCCTCGCGGTTGCGCTGGCGGAAAGCTGCATCAGCGGCGGCGTAGGCGCCAAGGTCGATTTTGCCTCGGAACTGCGGAGCGATATCGCGCTGTTCAGCGAGAGCCAATCCCGCATCGTGCTGAGCGCATCGGCCGAGAAAGCGGAGGCGCTTAAGAAACATCTGGAGCAGAGCGGCATTCCTTATCAAGTGCTCGGGCAAGTACAAGCGAACAAGCAATTGGACATTGCAGTAAACTCGAAACCGGTCATCCAAGCATCTGTGGAACAATTAGAAAAGGTTTGGAAGGATGCGATTCCATGTCTGATGAAATAA
- the purF gene encoding amidophosphoribosyltransferase: MSDEIKSGQMPQLMLGSKLGGGINGGAGAGRQLRQLPDASGLLGGSGLWSGRFYNDGINGHDGLFDKLSEECGVFGVFGHHDAAQLSYYGLHALQHRGQESAGICVADGQGFHYHRGMGLVKEVFDNDNLSKLAGSSSIAHVRYSTSGESKLANAQPLIFKYREGDLAIATNGNLTNAPEIKRNLEKQGSIFQTTSDTEVVAHLIARSKHDDIVLAVKDALQQVEGAYAFLFQTKDKLIAAMDPHGLRPFAIGRLGNAYLFASETCAFDAVGATFYRDMQPGEMLILDQRGGVTEDRFSPIKQRAICAMEYIYFARPDSDVDSINIHSARKRMGRQLAMESFVDADVITGVPDSSISAAIGFAEQTGIPYELGLIKNRYTGRTFIQPSQELREQGVKMKLSAVRKVVEGKRVVMIDDSIVRGTTSLRIVNLLREAGAKEVHVRISSPPFANPCFYGIDTPDRKELIAAQKSIEEIRQAINADSLHFLSKDGLLQAIGRPQGELNRGHCTACFDNRYPTPVPDEAALGCASGCD, encoded by the coding sequence ATGTCTGATGAAATAAAGTCCGGACAGATGCCTCAGCTGATGCTGGGGAGCAAACTCGGCGGCGGCATTAACGGCGGCGCAGGCGCAGGTCGGCAGCTAAGACAGCTGCCCGATGCTTCCGGCTTGCTGGGCGGCTCCGGGCTGTGGTCAGGGCGTTTTTACAACGACGGCATTAACGGGCATGACGGACTTTTCGACAAGCTGAGCGAAGAATGCGGCGTGTTCGGTGTATTCGGGCATCACGATGCGGCGCAGCTCTCGTATTACGGTCTCCATGCTTTGCAGCATCGCGGTCAGGAGAGCGCCGGCATCTGCGTGGCGGACGGGCAAGGTTTTCACTACCACCGCGGCATGGGACTCGTCAAAGAGGTGTTCGACAACGACAACCTGAGCAAATTGGCAGGCTCCAGCTCGATCGCTCACGTGCGGTACTCGACGTCGGGCGAGAGCAAGCTTGCGAATGCGCAGCCGCTTATTTTCAAATACCGCGAGGGTGATCTGGCTATTGCGACGAACGGGAATCTGACGAATGCGCCGGAAATCAAGCGCAACCTGGAGAAGCAAGGGTCGATTTTCCAAACGACGAGCGATACCGAAGTCGTTGCGCATCTGATCGCCCGCTCGAAGCACGACGATATCGTGCTGGCGGTGAAGGATGCATTGCAGCAGGTGGAGGGCGCTTATGCGTTCCTGTTCCAGACGAAGGATAAGCTGATTGCGGCGATGGACCCGCATGGCCTGCGTCCGTTTGCGATCGGCCGGCTGGGCAACGCGTATTTGTTCGCTTCCGAGACGTGCGCGTTCGATGCGGTCGGGGCGACGTTTTACCGCGATATGCAGCCGGGCGAGATGCTGATCCTCGATCAGCGCGGCGGCGTGACCGAGGACCGGTTCAGCCCGATCAAGCAGCGCGCGATTTGCGCAATGGAATATATTTATTTCGCTCGCCCGGACAGCGATGTGGACTCGATCAACATCCACTCGGCGCGGAAGCGGATGGGCCGGCAGCTCGCGATGGAATCGTTCGTCGATGCCGATGTGATCACCGGCGTGCCCGATTCCAGCATCTCTGCGGCGATCGGCTTTGCCGAGCAGACGGGCATTCCTTACGAGCTCGGACTTATCAAAAACCGCTACACCGGCCGGACGTTCATCCAGCCGAGCCAGGAGCTGCGCGAGCAGGGCGTGAAGATGAAGCTGTCCGCGGTGCGCAAGGTGGTCGAAGGCAAACGCGTCGTCATGATCGACGATTCGATCGTTCGCGGCACGACGAGCCTGCGCATCGTGAACCTGCTCCGCGAAGCGGGAGCGAAGGAAGTGCACGTGCGAATCAGCTCGCCGCCTTTTGCCAACCCGTGCTTCTACGGTATCGATACACCGGACCGCAAGGAGCTGATCGCCGCGCAGAAGTCGATCGAAGAGATCCGCCAGGCGATCAATGCGGATTCGCTGCATTTCCTGAGCAAGGACGGCCTGCTGCAGGCGATCGGCCGTCCGCAGGGGGAGCTGAATCGCGGGCACTGCACGGCCTGCTTCGATAACCGCTACCCGACGCCGGTGCCGGACGAGGCGGCGCTCGGCTGCGCGAGCGGCTGCGACTGA
- the purM gene encoding phosphoribosylformylglycinamidine cyclo-ligase: MSDAYKKAGVDIAAGNEAVERMKKHVKRTFRPEVLTDLGGFGGLFGLDKSKYEEPVLVSGTDGVGTKLKIAFAMDKHDTIGIDAVAMCVNDIVVQGAEPLFFLDYLACDRVVPEKIEAIIAGVSEGCVQSACALIGGETAEMPGMYAEGEYDIAGFTVGVVDKKKIIDGSTIKPGDVVLGLASSGVHSNGFSLVRKLLLEEKAYSLHGEVAELGGRLGDVLLAPTKIYVKPILAALQQVQIKGMAHITGGGFIENIPRVLPEGVNVSIDYGSWPILPIFRLMQREGEISHKDMFRTFNMGIGMVVIVSEDQAEEAKRIFGQHGEKAFTIGKVTEGDRIVTFNGVDVV, translated from the coding sequence GTGTCTGACGCGTATAAAAAGGCCGGTGTCGATATCGCCGCCGGCAACGAAGCCGTAGAACGGATGAAAAAACACGTAAAACGGACGTTTCGTCCGGAGGTGCTGACCGATCTGGGCGGTTTCGGCGGCTTGTTCGGCCTCGATAAAAGCAAATACGAGGAGCCGGTGCTCGTCTCCGGTACGGACGGAGTGGGGACGAAGCTGAAGATCGCTTTTGCGATGGATAAGCATGATACGATCGGCATCGACGCGGTCGCCATGTGCGTGAACGACATCGTCGTACAGGGTGCGGAGCCGCTCTTTTTCCTCGATTACCTCGCGTGCGACCGGGTCGTACCGGAGAAAATCGAAGCGATAATCGCGGGAGTCAGCGAAGGCTGCGTCCAGTCCGCGTGCGCGCTGATCGGCGGGGAAACGGCGGAGATGCCGGGCATGTACGCCGAAGGCGAATACGATATTGCCGGCTTCACCGTAGGCGTGGTGGATAAGAAGAAAATTATCGACGGTTCTACGATCAAGCCGGGTGACGTCGTACTTGGTCTTGCTTCCAGCGGCGTGCACAGCAACGGCTTCTCGCTCGTGCGCAAGCTGCTGCTGGAGGAGAAGGCGTACTCGCTGCACGGCGAAGTGGCCGAGCTCGGCGGACGTCTCGGCGACGTGCTGCTCGCTCCGACGAAAATTTATGTGAAGCCGATTTTGGCGGCTTTGCAGCAGGTGCAGATCAAAGGCATGGCCCATATTACGGGCGGCGGCTTTATCGAAAATATTCCGCGCGTGCTGCCGGAAGGTGTGAACGTAAGCATCGATTACGGTTCTTGGCCGATTTTGCCGATTTTCCGGCTGATGCAGCGGGAAGGCGAAATTTCGCACAAGGACATGTTCCGCACGTTCAACATGGGCATCGGCATGGTCGTGATCGTGTCGGAGGATCAAGCCGAGGAAGCGAAGCGCATTTTCGGGCAGCATGGGGAGAAGGCTTTTACGATCGGCAAAGTGACGGAAGGCGACCGCATCGTGACGTTTAACGGAGTGGACGTCGTATGA
- the purN gene encoding phosphoribosylglycinamide formyltransferase has product MKPFRIAVFASGTGSNFQAIADAVQAGKLDVRIELLVCDRPKALVVERAERAGVPVFAFRPKEYASREQYEAEILQRLREREIDLVVMAGYMRLITPVLVEPLYGRMINIHPSLLPSFPGLHAVRQALEHGVKVTGVTVHYVDGGMDTGPIIAQRAVAVEPEDTEETLSAKIHTVEHELLPSVIRWIREGRVRLEGKTTTYVKDGMGQ; this is encoded by the coding sequence ATGAAGCCGTTTCGCATCGCAGTGTTCGCTTCGGGAACGGGGTCCAACTTCCAGGCGATCGCCGACGCGGTGCAGGCAGGAAAGCTCGATGTTCGCATCGAGCTTCTTGTCTGTGATCGGCCGAAGGCGCTTGTGGTAGAGCGGGCTGAGCGCGCCGGGGTGCCGGTGTTCGCGTTTCGCCCGAAGGAGTACGCGTCGCGCGAGCAGTACGAAGCGGAGATTTTGCAAAGGCTGCGCGAAAGGGAGATCGACCTTGTGGTGATGGCCGGATACATGCGGCTGATTACCCCTGTGCTCGTCGAGCCGCTGTACGGCCGGATGATCAACATTCATCCGTCGCTGCTGCCGTCTTTTCCGGGACTGCATGCAGTACGGCAGGCGCTCGAACACGGCGTGAAGGTGACGGGCGTGACGGTGCATTACGTCGACGGTGGAATGGACACGGGACCGATCATCGCCCAACGGGCGGTAGCGGTCGAACCGGAGGATACGGAAGAGACGTTGTCTGCAAAAATACATACGGTAGAGCACGAGCTGCTGCCGTCGGTCATACGGTGGATTCGCGAAGGGCGGGTTCGCCTGGAAGGCAAAACGACAACCTACGTTAAGGATGGGATGGGCCAATGA
- a CDS encoding phosphoribosylaminoimidazolecarboxamide formyltransferase — translation MSQNEIQLRYGMNPHQKEAKLYNDGPLPIRVVNGDPGFINLLDALNSFQLARELRQATGLPAAASFKHVSPAGAAVYAPLTPELAKAYFVEGLELSPLATAYARARGADRMSSFGDCAALSDVVDASTAQLLKREVSDLVVAPGYTEEALEILKAKKNGGYLILQIDPDYVPEPIERRNVFGLTLQQQRNDAKIDASALNNIVTQNKELPEGAKRDLLVALITLKYTQSNSVCYTLDGQTIGIGAGQQSRIHCTRLAGDKADRWFLRQHPIALNMKFRQGLSRAEQNNAIDLWLEEELTPVERASWEAAFAEVPPRLTTAEKREWLSKLTGVSYGSDAFLPFRDNLDRASRSGVKYVVQAGSSMRDEEVVQAANDYGMVMAYSGVRLFHH, via the coding sequence ATGAGTCAAAACGAAATTCAATTGCGATACGGGATGAACCCGCACCAGAAGGAAGCGAAGCTGTATAACGACGGTCCGCTGCCGATTCGCGTGGTGAACGGCGATCCCGGCTTCATCAACCTGCTCGACGCGCTGAACAGCTTCCAGCTCGCCCGGGAGCTGCGTCAAGCGACCGGACTGCCGGCAGCGGCTTCGTTCAAGCACGTGAGCCCGGCCGGTGCGGCGGTATATGCTCCGCTGACGCCCGAGCTGGCGAAGGCTTACTTCGTGGAAGGGCTCGAGCTGTCGCCGCTCGCCACCGCTTATGCAAGAGCGCGCGGCGCGGACCGCATGTCGTCGTTCGGCGACTGCGCGGCGCTGAGCGACGTCGTCGACGCTTCGACGGCGCAGCTGCTGAAGCGCGAGGTGTCCGACCTCGTCGTGGCGCCGGGGTATACCGAGGAAGCGCTGGAAATTTTGAAGGCCAAGAAAAACGGCGGCTATCTGATTCTGCAAATCGATCCGGACTACGTTCCGGAGCCGATCGAGAGACGCAACGTGTTCGGGCTGACGCTGCAGCAGCAGCGCAACGACGCGAAGATCGACGCTTCCGCCTTGAACAACATCGTGACGCAAAACAAAGAGCTTCCGGAAGGCGCGAAGCGCGACCTGCTCGTCGCTCTGATCACGTTGAAATATACGCAATCCAACTCCGTCTGCTATACGCTGGACGGCCAAACGATCGGCATCGGCGCCGGCCAGCAGTCGCGGATTCACTGCACGCGTCTCGCGGGCGACAAGGCGGACCGCTGGTTCCTGCGCCAGCATCCGATAGCACTGAACATGAAATTCCGCCAAGGCCTCTCCCGCGCGGAGCAAAACAACGCGATCGACCTGTGGCTCGAGGAGGAGCTGACACCGGTGGAACGCGCCAGCTGGGAAGCCGCTTTCGCAGAAGTGCCGCCGCGGCTTACTACGGCGGAAAAGCGGGAATGGCTCAGCAAACTGACGGGCGTATCGTACGGCTCGGACGCGTTCCTGCCGTTCCGCGACAACCTCGACCGGGCCAGCCGCAGCGGCGTGAAATACGTCGTTCAGGCAGGCAGCTCGATGCGGGATGAAGAAGTCGTGCAAGCCGCCAACGATTACGGCATGGTGATGGCGTACTCGGGCGTGCGCTTGTTCCATCACTGA
- a CDS encoding IMP cyclohydrolase — translation MTAQWQTIAEENLGRLKQNPYPGRGIVIGRTPDGTRLVQVYWIMGRSENSRNRVFIQEDNGFLRTEAKDPAKLTDPSLIIYYPIRYTGSAHIVTNGDQTDTIYEALQAGRSFEQALTTRTYEPDAPNYTPRISGLVDLADATCAYKLSILKTNNNDPAQTMRHFFHYEHAVPGFGHLITTYSGDGNPLPSFQGEPQLVPVYDDIDQTLRAYWGRLNEENKIALLVKTIRIEGGQTEMKIINK, via the coding sequence GTGACAGCACAATGGCAAACGATCGCCGAGGAAAACCTCGGCCGCTTGAAGCAAAACCCTTACCCGGGACGGGGCATCGTCATCGGCCGGACGCCGGACGGTACCCGGCTCGTGCAGGTGTACTGGATCATGGGGCGCAGCGAAAACAGCCGCAACCGGGTTTTTATCCAGGAAGACAACGGATTTCTTCGCACGGAAGCGAAGGATCCGGCTAAGCTGACCGATCCGTCGCTCATCATCTATTATCCGATCCGTTACACCGGATCGGCCCACATCGTGACAAACGGGGACCAAACCGATACGATTTACGAAGCGCTGCAGGCGGGACGCTCGTTCGAGCAGGCGCTGACGACGCGCACGTACGAGCCGGATGCGCCGAACTATACGCCGAGGATTTCCGGGCTCGTTGACCTGGCGGACGCTACCTGCGCGTACAAGCTGTCGATTTTGAAAACGAACAACAATGATCCGGCGCAAACGATGCGGCACTTTTTCCACTATGAGCATGCGGTGCCGGGCTTCGGCCATCTCATCACGACATATTCCGGCGACGGCAATCCCTTGCCATCCTTCCAGGGAGAGCCGCAGCTCGTGCCGGTTTACGACGATATCGATCAGACGCTTCGCGCTTACTGGGGCCGGCTGAACGAGGAAAACAAAATTGCGCTGCTCGTGAAAACGATCCGGATCGAGGGCGGTCAGACCGAGATGAAGATTATCAATAAATAA
- the purD gene encoding phosphoribosylamine--glycine ligase, with the protein MRILVVGRGGREHAIIWALKKSPQVKHIFCAPGNGGIAELAECVPIEEKQFDEIADFAKKQAVDLVVIGPDDPLSEGIVDHLEAQGLKVYGPRANAAIIEGSKVFTKNLLKKYNIPTAAYESFENYEEASAYLRKQQIPIVIKADGLAAGKGVVVAQSLEEAENALREIMVDKVFGESGNKVVIEEFLTGQEMSILSFVDGETVKPMPAAQDHKQVFDGDKGPNTGGMGTYSPLSHIPQSIIDEAIETIIKPTAAAMVNEGRPFRGVLFAGLMITPQGPKTIEFNARFGDPEAQVVLPRLETDLLDIILAAMDGRLSELDIRWSDQAAVCVVAASGGYPASYPKGLPISGLDQVREALVFHAGTAKKDGSLVTNGGRVLGVTALGASIKEAREKAYAELDRIRFDGMHYRTDIAKKALV; encoded by the coding sequence GTGCGGATATTAGTAGTCGGCCGCGGAGGCCGGGAGCATGCGATCATATGGGCACTCAAAAAAAGCCCGCAGGTGAAGCACATTTTCTGCGCGCCGGGCAACGGAGGCATCGCCGAGCTGGCGGAGTGCGTGCCGATTGAGGAGAAGCAGTTCGATGAAATCGCCGATTTTGCCAAAAAGCAAGCTGTGGACCTGGTCGTGATCGGACCGGACGATCCGTTGTCCGAAGGCATTGTCGATCATCTGGAGGCTCAGGGTCTTAAGGTGTACGGCCCGCGCGCGAACGCTGCGATTATTGAAGGCAGCAAGGTGTTTACGAAAAACCTGCTGAAAAAATACAACATCCCGACCGCGGCTTACGAGTCGTTCGAAAATTACGAAGAGGCATCCGCTTATTTACGCAAACAGCAGATTCCGATCGTGATCAAGGCGGACGGGCTGGCCGCAGGCAAAGGCGTTGTTGTCGCTCAGTCGCTGGAAGAGGCGGAAAACGCGCTGCGCGAAATCATGGTGGACAAGGTGTTCGGCGAATCGGGCAATAAGGTCGTCATTGAGGAGTTCCTCACCGGACAGGAAATGTCGATTTTGTCGTTCGTCGACGGGGAAACCGTGAAGCCGATGCCCGCGGCGCAAGACCACAAGCAGGTGTTCGATGGCGACAAAGGCCCGAACACCGGCGGCATGGGTACATATTCGCCGCTGTCGCATATTCCGCAGTCGATAATCGACGAAGCGATCGAGACGATCATTAAGCCGACAGCGGCGGCTATGGTCAACGAAGGCCGCCCGTTCCGCGGCGTGCTGTTCGCCGGGCTGATGATCACGCCGCAGGGACCGAAAACGATTGAGTTTAACGCGCGTTTCGGCGATCCGGAGGCGCAGGTGGTGCTGCCTCGCCTTGAAACGGACCTTCTGGACATCATCTTGGCGGCGATGGACGGACGTTTGAGCGAGCTCGATATTCGCTGGAGCGATCAGGCCGCGGTTTGCGTCGTGGCCGCTTCGGGCGGATATCCCGCTTCTTACCCGAAGGGCTTGCCGATTTCCGGGCTGGATCAGGTCCGGGAGGCGCTCGTGTTCCACGCAGGCACGGCGAAGAAGGACGGATCTCTTGTCACAAACGGCGGTCGTGTACTCGGCGTGACGGCGCTGGGTGCTTCGATCAAGGAAGCCCGGGAGAAGGCGTACGCGGAGCTGGACCGCATTCGTTTCGACGGCATGCATTATCGAACCGACATTGCGAAAAAAGCGCTTGTATAA